Proteins from one Enterobacter bugandensis genomic window:
- the srlD gene encoding sorbitol-6-phosphate dehydrogenase has protein sequence MSQVAVVIGGGQTLGEFLCRGLAAEGYRVAVVDIQSEKAARVADTINTEFGEGMAYGFGADATSEQSVMALARGVDEIFGRTDLLVYSAGIAKAAFISDFELGDFDRSLQVNLVGYFLCAREFSRLMIRDGIQGRIIQINSKSGKVGSKHNSGYSAAKFGGVGLTQSLALDLAEYGITVHSLMLGNLLKSPMFQSLLPQYATKLGIKAEEVEQYYIDKVPLKRGCDYQDVLNMLLFYASPKASYCTGQSINVTGGQVMF, from the coding sequence ATGAGTCAGGTTGCCGTTGTCATTGGTGGGGGACAAACCTTAGGCGAGTTCCTCTGCCGTGGGCTTGCCGCTGAGGGTTACCGCGTGGCGGTAGTGGACATTCAGAGTGAAAAAGCCGCCCGCGTGGCCGACACCATTAACACCGAGTTTGGCGAAGGGATGGCGTACGGGTTTGGTGCCGACGCCACCAGCGAGCAGAGCGTGATGGCGCTGGCCCGCGGCGTGGACGAGATTTTTGGGCGCACCGACCTGCTGGTCTACAGCGCGGGGATTGCGAAAGCGGCGTTTATCAGCGATTTCGAACTGGGGGATTTTGACCGTTCGCTGCAGGTGAATCTGGTGGGCTATTTCCTTTGCGCCCGCGAGTTTTCCCGCCTGATGATCCGCGACGGCATTCAGGGGCGCATCATTCAGATCAACTCAAAATCCGGGAAAGTGGGCAGCAAGCACAACTCCGGGTACAGCGCGGCGAAGTTTGGCGGCGTGGGGCTGACGCAGTCCCTGGCGTTGGATCTGGCCGAATACGGGATTACCGTGCACTCGCTGATGCTGGGCAACCTGCTGAAATCGCCGATGTTCCAGTCCCTGCTGCCGCAGTACGCCACCAAGCTCGGCATCAAGGCTGAGGAAGTGGAGCAGTACTACATCGATAAAGTGCCGCTGAAGCGCGGGTGTGACTATCAGGACGTGCTGAACATGCTGCTGTTTTACGCCAGTCCGAAAGCGTCGTACTGCACCGGGCAGTCGATTAACGTGACCGGTGGGCAGGTGATGTTCTGA
- the gutM gene encoding transcriptional regulator GutM: MVTALITVAALAWLCQMAFGGWQIHQFNRAFDALCQKGRVGVGRSGGRFKPRVVVAVALDEHDRVCDSLLMRGVTVFARPAKIQAINGLLLQELQPDVIFPHDPLCRNALSLALNLKHG; this comes from the coding sequence ATGGTAACCGCACTCATCACCGTCGCCGCCCTCGCCTGGCTGTGCCAGATGGCGTTTGGCGGCTGGCAGATCCACCAGTTTAACCGCGCGTTTGATGCGCTGTGTCAGAAGGGCCGCGTCGGCGTCGGGCGTTCCGGCGGACGCTTTAAACCGCGCGTGGTCGTCGCCGTAGCGCTGGACGAGCACGACCGGGTGTGCGATTCCCTCCTCATGCGTGGCGTGACGGTATTTGCCCGTCCGGCCAAAATCCAGGCAATCAACGGCCTCTTGTTACAGGAATTGCAGCCTGATGTGATCTTTCCCCATGATCCACTCTGTCGGAATGCACTATCATTAGCGCTCAATCTGAAACATGGATAA
- the srlR gene encoding glucitol operon DNA-binding transcriptional repressor SrlR: MKPRQRQAAILEHLQKQGKCSVEDLAHYFDTTGTTIRKDLVLLENSGAVIRTYGGVVLNKDEADPPIDHKTLINTHQKALIAEAAVKFIQDGDSIILDAGSTVLQMIPLLSRFNNITVMTNSLHIVNALSEFDSEQTILMPGGTFRKKSASFHGQLAENAFDHFSFDKLFMGTDGIDLNAGVTTFNEVFSVSKAMCNAAREVILMADSSKFGRKSPNIVCSLESVDKLITDAGIDPAFKKALEEKGIDVIVTGERDE, encoded by the coding sequence ATGAAACCACGTCAGCGGCAGGCGGCCATTCTCGAGCATCTACAAAAGCAGGGAAAATGCTCGGTAGAGGATCTGGCCCACTACTTTGACACCACCGGCACGACAATACGCAAGGACCTGGTATTGCTCGAAAACTCTGGCGCCGTTATTCGCACCTACGGCGGCGTGGTGCTCAACAAGGACGAAGCGGACCCGCCAATCGATCACAAAACGCTGATCAATACCCACCAGAAAGCGCTGATTGCCGAAGCCGCCGTCAAATTTATCCAGGACGGCGATTCCATCATCCTCGACGCAGGCAGTACCGTCCTGCAGATGATCCCCCTGCTCAGCCGCTTTAACAACATCACGGTGATGACCAACAGCCTGCACATCGTCAACGCGCTGTCCGAGTTCGACAGCGAGCAGACCATCCTGATGCCCGGCGGCACCTTCCGCAAAAAATCGGCGTCCTTTCACGGCCAGCTGGCGGAGAACGCTTTCGACCACTTCAGCTTCGATAAACTGTTTATGGGCACCGACGGCATCGACCTGAACGCAGGCGTCACGACGTTTAACGAGGTGTTCAGCGTCAGCAAAGCCATGTGTAACGCCGCGCGGGAAGTGATTTTAATGGCCGACTCGTCGAAGTTTGGCCGCAAAAGCCCCAATATTGTCTGTAGCCTCGAAAGCGTTGATAAGCTGATTACCGACGCGGGTATCGATCCGGCGTTCAAAAAAGCGCTGGAAGAGAAAGGGATCGACGTGATCGTAACCGGAGAAAGAGATGAGTGA